From Psychrobacillus sp. FSL K6-2836, a single genomic window includes:
- a CDS encoding aminotransferase class I/II-fold pyridoxal phosphate-dependent enzyme, giving the protein MNIRINPRAESLKIPGTRQFSNQLVHYPDAINLTIGQPDFPTPTSVKEAGIRAIEQNLTGYSHNAGLLELRNAVNSFFSDKYGFSYDIQNEIIITNGASEAIDAVFRTILEEGDEVILPAPTYSGYVPVIELCGAKVVYLDTTDTNFQPSAERLASLITDKTKAMFFNNPSNPTGVVLTKETMDGLVDVIKEKNLFVLTDEIYSENTFSGKHHSFASYKEIRDKLFYIHGVSKSHSMTGWRIGFLMGPANVMEHVVKVHAFNTICASLPAQYAAIEALTNAKDTPSEMNLEYVKRRDFVYSRLIEMGMIVEKPNGAFYIFPDIRKYGLNSFDFATKLLQEGGVAVVPGSAFTEYGEGFIRISYAYSMSVLEKGLNRLEEFLLTLNK; this is encoded by the coding sequence ATGAATATACGAATAAATCCTCGAGCGGAATCCTTGAAAATTCCTGGAACTCGACAATTTTCCAATCAATTAGTTCATTACCCAGATGCCATTAATTTGACGATTGGTCAACCAGATTTTCCAACACCTACTTCAGTAAAAGAAGCAGGTATTCGAGCAATCGAACAAAATTTAACAGGGTATTCGCATAATGCGGGGCTTCTAGAGTTAAGAAATGCTGTGAACTCTTTTTTCTCCGATAAATATGGTTTTTCATATGATATCCAAAATGAAATAATCATAACTAATGGTGCTAGCGAAGCGATAGATGCAGTATTTCGAACAATTTTAGAAGAAGGAGACGAGGTTATCTTGCCGGCTCCAACTTATTCAGGTTATGTGCCAGTAATTGAACTTTGCGGAGCCAAAGTGGTGTATTTAGATACGACTGACACTAATTTTCAGCCTTCTGCAGAAAGACTTGCGAGCTTGATTACGGATAAAACAAAGGCGATGTTTTTCAATAATCCTTCTAATCCAACTGGCGTTGTCCTAACAAAAGAGACGATGGATGGATTAGTAGATGTTATAAAAGAAAAGAATTTATTCGTCCTAACAGATGAAATATATAGCGAGAATACATTCTCTGGCAAGCACCATTCCTTTGCTAGCTACAAGGAAATTCGCGATAAATTATTTTATATCCACGGTGTATCCAAGTCGCATTCAATGACCGGATGGCGGATTGGCTTCTTGATGGGACCGGCGAATGTAATGGAGCATGTAGTTAAGGTGCATGCCTTTAACACAATTTGTGCATCACTACCAGCTCAATATGCAGCAATTGAGGCATTAACAAATGCAAAAGATACGCCAAGTGAAATGAACTTAGAATATGTGAAAAGACGTGACTTTGTATATAGTCGTTTAATAGAGATGGGGATGATAGTAGAAAAGCCAAATGGAGCTTTTTATATTTTCCCTGACATAAGAAAATACGGATTGAATTCTTTTGATTTTGCTACGAAGCTATTACAGGAGGGTGGAGTGGCTGTCGTTCCTGGAAGTGCGTTTACGGAGTATGGGGAAGGTTTCATACGCATTTCCTATGCTTATAGCATGTCTGTACTAGAAAAAGGATTAAATAGACTAGAGGAATTCCTCCTTACATTAAACAAATAA
- a CDS encoding 5-oxoprolinase subunit C family protein has protein sequence MKQLFRVHKEGVYASLQDKGRIGYRAFGMPVAGPMDTYAFRLGNEIIGNPPNAAAIELFLGGLSLEVLATHTIVISGADLHAEIDGRQVPLWKSITVSKGQTLSFVKPVQGSIAYIFALGGFDSETIMGSNSAYLRAGIGNILKKETVLSVPNLPQMKLKRGLIALEVPTYNQEVEVAVWRSPHLSLFKEDSIHTFFHSEYTYRGGDRMGYYFNGPELHFIGKSDILSEATQFGTIQVPSNGQPVILMADAQTVGGYATIGKVADSDLWKIAQLRVGGKLTFKLLENEKEFPKLYQ, from the coding sequence ATGAAACAATTATTTCGTGTACATAAAGAAGGTGTATATGCGTCTTTGCAAGACAAAGGAAGAATAGGATATCGTGCATTTGGAATGCCAGTTGCGGGTCCAATGGATACCTATGCTTTTAGATTAGGAAATGAAATTATTGGAAATCCTCCTAATGCTGCAGCAATAGAATTATTTTTAGGGGGACTTTCCCTAGAGGTTTTAGCGACACATACAATAGTGATTAGTGGAGCGGATCTTCATGCAGAAATAGATGGTAGGCAAGTACCCTTATGGAAATCTATAACCGTTAGTAAAGGTCAAACATTATCTTTTGTTAAACCAGTGCAAGGGAGCATTGCATATATTTTTGCGTTAGGTGGATTCGATTCAGAAACAATTATGGGAAGTAATTCTGCCTACTTAAGGGCAGGTATAGGGAATATTTTAAAAAAAGAAACTGTTTTATCGGTTCCTAATCTACCGCAAATGAAGCTAAAGCGTGGATTGATCGCTTTAGAAGTACCTACATATAATCAGGAAGTGGAAGTTGCTGTTTGGAGAAGTCCACATCTTTCATTGTTTAAAGAAGACAGCATCCATACGTTTTTTCACTCAGAATATACATATAGAGGGGGAGATCGAATGGGATACTATTTCAATGGCCCAGAACTCCACTTTATAGGCAAGAGTGATATTTTATCTGAAGCAACTCAATTTGGAACAATTCAAGTACCATCAAACGGACAACCTGTAATATTAATGGCTGATGCCCAAACAGTCGGCGGCTATGCAACGATTGGCAAAGTAGCGGATTCGGATTTGTGGAAAATAGCTCAATTAAGAGTTGGTGGAAAACTCACTTTTAAATTGTTAGAAAACGAGAAAGAGTTTCCGAAATTGTATCAATAG
- a CDS encoding LamB/YcsF family protein, whose amino-acid sequence MRIDLNADVGESFGNYNIGDDVALFKVITSANIACGFHAGDFSVMNKTIQTAKENHLSIGAHPGFPDIQGFGRRNISMSPSEIYEMIVYQIGALQAFCHINHVELSHVKPHGALYNASADDVKIANAIAKAVFDTVPNAVLFGICNSELLKAGTNIGLKTAGEAFADRKYDAKGRLVHRSQSDALLTEFEDIMKQVENIVIRKQVATITGEIIKISADTLCFHGDGNNVVEIVQKIRKKLEAKNVKVAPLEMF is encoded by the coding sequence ATGAGAATTGATTTGAATGCGGATGTAGGGGAAAGTTTTGGTAACTATAATATTGGGGATGATGTTGCACTTTTTAAAGTAATTACTTCGGCAAATATTGCATGTGGGTTTCATGCAGGGGATTTCTCCGTGATGAACAAGACAATTCAAACTGCAAAAGAAAATCATCTTTCTATAGGAGCGCATCCTGGTTTTCCCGATATACAAGGATTTGGTAGAAGAAATATTAGTATGAGCCCATCGGAAATTTACGAAATGATTGTTTATCAAATAGGTGCTTTACAAGCATTTTGTCATATTAATCATGTAGAACTCTCCCATGTGAAGCCACATGGAGCTTTATACAACGCATCAGCAGATGATGTAAAGATAGCAAATGCAATAGCGAAGGCTGTTTTTGATACGGTCCCGAACGCTGTACTTTTTGGAATTTGCAATAGCGAATTACTAAAGGCTGGAACTAATATAGGGCTGAAAACTGCTGGAGAAGCTTTTGCAGATCGAAAATATGATGCTAAAGGTCGACTTGTTCATCGGAGTCAATCAGATGCTTTACTTACTGAATTCGAAGATATCATGAAGCAAGTAGAAAATATCGTAATAAGAAAACAAGTAGCAACAATTACTGGAGAAATAATCAAAATAAGCGCAGACACACTTTGTTTTCATGGTGATGGAAATAATGTTGTAGAAATTGTACAGAAAATCAGAAAAAAACTGGAAGCAAAAAATGTAAAGGTTGCTCCTCTGGAGATGTTCTAA
- the pxpB gene encoding 5-oxoprolinase subunit PxpB produces the protein MENNLPEVWRTGERTLRFSFGEVISAEIYKSVHTFTEFLNANWKHFIEEIVPSYHTVTVFFYKSSILDKLNMEKLLAKWRSYKIDCIISSARQVTIPVCYEEPYCEDLTRMQRLIGRAKDEIIHLHSQKIYTVYMIGFLPGFPYLGDLDPKLFVPRLDKPRLKVPKGTIGIGGNQTGIYPIESPGGWNIIGRTPLEIFSIKRSNPFSLKAGDRLKFTPVTNAEYEEIEREMKNDWHTIDGFIEEVDI, from the coding sequence ATGGAAAATAATTTGCCTGAAGTTTGGAGAACGGGAGAGCGAACACTTCGATTTAGTTTTGGCGAAGTAATTAGCGCTGAAATTTATAAATCTGTTCATACATTCACTGAATTTTTGAATGCTAATTGGAAGCATTTTATAGAGGAAATAGTTCCTAGCTATCATACGGTTACCGTATTTTTTTATAAGTCATCTATTCTAGATAAGTTAAATATGGAAAAACTTCTTGCAAAATGGAGAAGCTATAAAATAGATTGCATTATTTCTTCTGCAAGACAAGTTACTATTCCAGTCTGTTATGAAGAGCCATATTGCGAAGATTTAACGAGGATGCAGAGATTAATAGGAAGAGCGAAGGATGAAATAATCCATTTACACTCACAAAAAATATACACGGTGTATATGATTGGTTTTCTACCAGGATTTCCATACTTAGGTGATTTGGATCCTAAATTATTTGTGCCTCGACTTGATAAGCCAAGGCTAAAAGTACCAAAAGGTACTATTGGCATTGGAGGAAACCAAACGGGTATTTATCCAATTGAATCACCGGGTGGTTGGAATATTATCGGCAGAACCCCTTTAGAAATTTTTTCGATAAAGCGGAGTAATCCCTTCTCCCTAAAAGCGGGAGACCGTTTAAAGTTTACTCCTGTGACTAATGCGGAATATGAAGAAATAGAGAGGGAAATGAAAAATGACTGGCATACAATTGACGGTTTCATAGAAGAGGTGGATATATGA
- the pcp gene encoding pyroglutamyl-peptidase I, with amino-acid sequence MKKLLLTGFEPFLNYTVNPTMKIVEELDGSAIGEYELIGKIMTVDFKTSGQQLVKLLTEIQPDVHISLGLAAGRYKITPERIAINIKDGDADNEGNKPVDESIQETGEAGYLSTLPIRKIVNKLIENGLPAEISNSAGTYICNNVMYEGLHYVKTTNSEMLSGFIHIPASHELAIQHGKIPSWSHADLKQSIVICIEVLEEYGK; translated from the coding sequence ATGAAAAAGCTACTGTTAACTGGATTTGAACCATTTTTAAACTATACAGTCAATCCTACGATGAAAATAGTGGAGGAATTAGATGGATCAGCCATAGGGGAATATGAACTTATCGGAAAAATAATGACGGTAGATTTTAAAACATCTGGACAACAATTAGTAAAGTTACTAACAGAAATCCAACCAGATGTACATATTTCACTTGGGCTAGCTGCAGGTCGATATAAAATAACACCAGAACGAATTGCGATTAACATAAAAGATGGCGATGCTGATAACGAAGGAAATAAACCAGTGGATGAATCGATACAAGAAACTGGGGAAGCAGGATATTTATCAACGCTGCCAATTCGTAAAATAGTGAACAAACTTATTGAAAATGGTTTGCCTGCTGAAATATCAAATAGTGCTGGTACTTATATATGTAATAATGTCATGTATGAAGGTTTGCATTATGTTAAAACAACGAATAGTGAGATGCTTTCGGGATTTATTCATATTCCGGCCTCACATGAACTCGCTATTCAGCACGGGAAAATTCCGAGTTGGTCTCATGCTGACTTGAAGCAAAGTATTGTAATATGTATCGAAGTGTTAGAAGAGTATGGAAAATAA
- a CDS encoding M14 family metallopeptidase translates to MLNLESLQKIWTLDGIFIDKNNDNVIDGISLFVDLPLGLMPDGLLDFFARVGFETTALSYNFFEYNDQKVKMIFKENLESSYIAYDKRIITVHYENEMECSKLLSKLSTVGVNNDFHVDAQHSVIKSIHSLAEIWSFSGFGADNEASPNQTLSLNIDIHPSMKKREIFIEFCHFVARTALYCTEIKLPVTNNLTASIGITVQAGDETKLKLIKANKLKLEGTINEVASALKWLNYQKNWSEEGTFGYWEQQIQFDEKKPSKLLLEEEWEDVSEIELVHKVLRDSTLLDGDEIEVFISEPIYIRDQLKRDIQVSYPQLNKVKVYSAFKTGFQWVREEILPDITKDVIEVKIYAKKEDNHGGLELPIRWIQEMYPIDVYLEKHTHLQADDITFYIEDNLEHTFNVFGIKEDGTIIQLGSLNIPVVQIPYVEEGKFAYPNTGAVRINRTDSKVETHLIPTDRERFYLYYINEFLPRMTNQLKYINDGQGVNRPLFDRIVLDVWMSEQEEKLFIDEERISSMEALYEDLYFNTLDYFSEWGKRKQGISLDAPGGIYPFMHVSEGRKPRSRIQVFEWVDYIPSIKKTTELHFNHACDEITAIVESNEALVSCNVETFKANINWASCELSNFIKENKELRIAYPDHSYYGDNIPIIECFMPSWETFDAALKLTLFKKTIVIEAGHHANEVSSTPAVLRLVKDLSSNTDYLKEMNIIVIPLANVDGNYLLSKMIIEHPEWKHHAARYNAVGLEFAYVKYQQTIFGEANILPQVMRKWAPDIVVDNHGIPSHEWVQPFAGYNSPPRFPVSYFLPSAKIYGIGRISQEVNEKRLAENLETIVQSINKKFEATSIAAENAYWKSRFIKYGHAWLPDIFPIEEASSINFYRQQSVTPTYPTVSILRYPEWVAADIISEAADEVVYGTELESCMESQYLFNSGIIDALKNSRTETFQESLRKYRIRPLILQMEEKL, encoded by the coding sequence GTGCTGAATCTGGAAAGTCTACAAAAAATCTGGACTCTAGATGGGATATTTATAGACAAAAATAACGATAATGTAATAGATGGCATTTCTCTATTTGTAGATTTGCCATTAGGGTTAATGCCTGACGGATTATTAGACTTCTTTGCAAGAGTAGGCTTTGAAACTACTGCATTATCGTATAACTTCTTTGAATACAATGATCAAAAAGTAAAGATGATATTTAAAGAAAATCTGGAATCTAGTTATATTGCTTATGACAAACGAATAATAACTGTCCATTATGAGAATGAAATGGAATGTTCAAAATTATTATCAAAGCTTTCAACTGTTGGCGTAAATAATGATTTTCATGTAGATGCACAGCATTCTGTCATTAAATCTATTCATAGTTTAGCGGAAATTTGGAGCTTTTCGGGATTTGGAGCTGATAACGAAGCATCGCCTAATCAAACACTTAGTTTAAATATAGATATACACCCTAGTATGAAAAAGAGAGAAATTTTCATAGAATTTTGTCATTTTGTTGCGAGAACAGCTTTGTATTGTACAGAAATCAAACTTCCTGTTACGAATAATCTTACCGCAAGTATTGGAATAACGGTACAAGCAGGTGATGAAACAAAATTAAAGCTTATAAAAGCAAATAAGCTAAAACTAGAGGGAACTATAAATGAAGTAGCATCAGCACTAAAATGGTTGAACTATCAAAAAAACTGGAGTGAAGAAGGAACTTTTGGTTACTGGGAACAGCAAATTCAATTCGATGAAAAGAAGCCCTCTAAGCTACTTTTGGAAGAGGAATGGGAAGATGTATCAGAAATAGAATTGGTCCATAAAGTATTAAGAGATTCTACCTTATTGGATGGTGATGAAATCGAAGTCTTTATATCTGAACCGATATATATCCGAGATCAACTGAAGCGAGATATACAGGTGTCTTATCCGCAATTGAATAAGGTAAAAGTCTATTCTGCTTTTAAAACAGGATTTCAATGGGTTCGTGAAGAAATACTACCAGACATTACAAAAGACGTGATTGAAGTAAAAATTTATGCAAAAAAAGAGGATAATCATGGTGGATTAGAGTTGCCGATAAGATGGATACAAGAAATGTATCCTATTGACGTATATCTTGAAAAACATACACATTTACAGGCAGATGATATAACTTTTTATATAGAAGATAATTTAGAACATACATTTAATGTTTTCGGGATAAAAGAGGATGGAACGATCATTCAACTGGGAAGTTTAAATATTCCAGTCGTACAAATTCCTTATGTAGAAGAAGGGAAATTTGCGTATCCGAATACAGGAGCTGTTCGTATTAATAGAACAGATAGTAAGGTTGAAACTCACTTAATCCCGACTGATCGAGAACGCTTTTATTTGTATTATATTAATGAGTTTCTCCCTAGAATGACAAATCAACTAAAATACATAAACGATGGACAAGGTGTGAATAGACCATTGTTCGATCGTATTGTGTTAGACGTGTGGATGAGTGAACAAGAAGAGAAATTGTTTATAGATGAAGAACGTATCTCTTCAATGGAAGCACTTTATGAGGATTTATACTTTAATACACTAGACTATTTTTCAGAATGGGGAAAAAGAAAACAAGGTATTTCATTGGATGCACCAGGTGGAATTTATCCGTTTATGCATGTTAGCGAGGGCAGAAAGCCGAGATCGAGAATCCAAGTATTTGAATGGGTTGATTATATTCCTTCGATTAAAAAAACTACTGAACTTCATTTTAATCATGCATGCGATGAAATAACGGCGATTGTTGAATCAAACGAAGCACTTGTTTCTTGTAATGTAGAAACATTTAAAGCAAATATAAATTGGGCATCATGTGAACTAAGTAATTTTATTAAAGAAAATAAAGAACTACGTATTGCATACCCGGATCATTCTTATTATGGTGACAATATTCCTATCATCGAGTGTTTCATGCCATCATGGGAAACGTTTGATGCGGCTTTGAAACTTACACTATTCAAAAAGACAATCGTAATTGAAGCTGGTCATCATGCAAATGAAGTATCAAGCACACCGGCAGTTTTACGCCTAGTGAAAGATTTGTCCAGTAATACCGACTACTTAAAAGAAATGAATATCATTGTTATTCCTTTAGCAAATGTTGACGGAAACTATTTACTTTCTAAAATGATTATCGAGCATCCGGAATGGAAGCATCATGCGGCCCGTTATAATGCTGTTGGTTTGGAGTTTGCATATGTTAAGTATCAACAAACTATTTTTGGAGAAGCGAATATTTTACCGCAAGTCATGAGGAAATGGGCTCCTGATATCGTTGTAGACAATCATGGAATTCCCTCACATGAGTGGGTTCAACCTTTTGCAGGATATAATAGTCCACCAAGATTTCCTGTTTCTTATTTTTTACCGAGTGCGAAAATTTACGGGATTGGCCGGATTTCACAAGAAGTGAATGAAAAACGACTAGCAGAAAATCTTGAAACAATTGTACAATCGATTAATAAAAAATTTGAAGCTACATCTATTGCAGCAGAAAATGCTTATTGGAAATCACGTTTTATTAAATATGGGCATGCATGGTTACCCGATATATTTCCGATTGAAGAAGCATCATCTATAAACTTTTACCGTCAGCAAAGTGTCACACCAACCTATCCAACTGTTAGTATTCTTCGCTATCCAGAATGGGTGGCTGCGGACATTATATCAGAGGCGGCAGACGAGGTTGTGTATGGAACAGAGTTAGAAAGCTGTATGGAATCCCAATATCTTTTTAATAGTGGAATAATAGATGCACTAAAAAATAGTAGGACAGAAACGTTTCAAGAATCATTACGAAAATATCGAATACGCCCACTAATCTTACAAATGGAGGAGAAATTATGA
- a CDS encoding ABC transporter permease encodes MALVSKEDSLALPKKSVWKSFLKFIKKNPAGFIGIILVAISVGCAIFAPWLTAFDPGKASLGSRLDPPSWADPTGESIYFLGADQLGRDLFTRILYGARISLMVGFFGVLISLVIGTILGLVSGYFGKWLDDFIMRVADIQLAFPFILFAIVVMSILGTGIWKIIIILGLTYWVGFARLIRGQVIALKEQEFVHAARAIGGTNFTIIRKHILPNVLSSIFVLGTMYIAEFILLEASLTFLGLGVDPTIPSWGGMLADSRNYITTAWWTSVFPGVAVMLTVLGFNLLGDWLRDRFDPNMKM; translated from the coding sequence ATGGCATTAGTATCAAAAGAAGATTCATTAGCCCTACCTAAAAAATCTGTTTGGAAGAGTTTCTTGAAATTTATCAAAAAAAATCCAGCAGGCTTTATCGGAATTATACTAGTTGCGATTAGTGTTGGATGTGCTATTTTTGCACCTTGGCTAACGGCTTTTGACCCAGGAAAAGCCAGTTTAGGATCTAGATTAGATCCACCATCTTGGGCGGATCCAACTGGCGAATCTATCTATTTTTTAGGTGCAGATCAATTAGGAAGAGATTTATTTACTAGAATTTTATACGGAGCGAGAATCTCTTTAATGGTAGGTTTTTTTGGAGTACTAATTTCGCTTGTTATTGGAACTATTCTAGGGTTGGTTTCAGGATATTTCGGCAAATGGTTAGATGATTTTATAATGCGTGTTGCAGATATTCAGCTAGCATTCCCATTTATTTTGTTTGCTATTGTTGTAATGAGTATATTAGGTACGGGTATTTGGAAAATAATTATTATTTTAGGTTTAACCTATTGGGTAGGTTTTGCGAGACTTATTCGGGGGCAAGTAATTGCGCTAAAGGAGCAAGAATTTGTTCATGCCGCTAGAGCAATTGGTGGGACGAATTTCACAATTATTAGGAAACATATTTTACCAAATGTTCTTTCTTCAATCTTTGTTTTAGGTACGATGTATATTGCCGAGTTTATATTACTAGAAGCTTCCTTGACATTTCTAGGGCTAGGTGTTGACCCTACGATTCCTTCATGGGGAGGAATGCTTGCAGATAGCCGTAATTATATAACTACAGCCTGGTGGACATCCGTATTCCCAGGGGTTGCTGTTATGTTAACGGTTTTAGGATTCAATCTGTTAGGTGATTGGTTGCGTGATCGGTTTGATCCAAATATGAAAATGTAG
- the nikB gene encoding nickel ABC transporter permease, translating into MLTYVIRRLFHTIMVIFVISLIVFFSIRLTGDPVSVMFSAGEPSKEAIEEVTKNLGLDKPLYIQYGLFLKGLLTLDFGESFRSGMPVTDLIVEKIGATLALALGGIVVAILIAFPVGILSAVKRGTSVDFFGRIFSLIGISFPNFWLGIMLILVFAVTLQWLPSSGFDGFSSLILPSITLGMILSGILARLVRSSMLEVLNQQYISTAKSKGISTWSVIIQHAFRNALLPTITFLGLQFGSLLGGTVIVEQVFSWPGVGRLIIDAINQRDYPVIQGGVIFLAIIMVVVNLLVDLSYSIIDPRIKTGKGSH; encoded by the coding sequence ATGTTAACTTATGTTATTCGAAGATTATTCCATACTATAATGGTTATATTTGTAATCTCACTCATTGTTTTCTTTTCCATCCGTTTAACAGGTGATCCTGTGTCCGTTATGTTTAGTGCAGGGGAACCATCAAAAGAGGCTATTGAAGAGGTAACAAAAAACTTAGGCTTGGATAAGCCGTTGTACATACAGTATGGATTATTTTTGAAGGGGCTGTTGACGCTGGATTTTGGAGAATCCTTTAGAAGCGGAATGCCCGTTACTGATTTAATAGTAGAAAAAATTGGTGCAACATTAGCACTTGCACTAGGTGGAATTGTAGTAGCAATTCTTATAGCATTTCCTGTAGGGATACTATCGGCAGTAAAAAGAGGAACATCTGTAGATTTTTTTGGAAGGATTTTCTCCTTAATTGGCATCTCCTTTCCAAACTTTTGGTTGGGGATTATGTTGATTCTAGTATTTGCAGTTACCTTGCAGTGGCTGCCGTCTTCAGGTTTTGATGGTTTTTCATCTTTAATCCTCCCATCTATTACATTAGGAATGATTTTGTCGGGAATTTTAGCCAGATTGGTTCGATCATCTATGCTTGAAGTGTTGAATCAACAATATATATCAACCGCAAAGTCAAAAGGGATAAGTACATGGTCTGTTATTATACAGCATGCATTTAGAAATGCATTATTACCGACGATTACTTTTTTAGGGTTACAATTTGGTTCACTACTAGGTGGAACCGTTATAGTAGAGCAAGTTTTTTCGTGGCCGGGAGTTGGTAGATTGATAATAGATGCAATCAATCAACGGGATTACCCAGTCATTCAGGGGGGCGTAATATTTTTAGCAATCATTATGGTTGTTGTTAATTTACTCGTAGATTTAAGTTATTCCATAATTGACCCACGTATTAAAACGGGAAAGGGGAGTCATTAA
- a CDS encoding ABC transporter substrate-binding protein yields MKKTLQPRLIAVMAVLMLILAACSNGGSKSTEGDTKSSSGENPAASRGNEIVVGISGDPQSWDPIDTFLLDWSSVASSVFEGLVDRTLDLELVPGLAEKWEYKDDKTIVFTLRQGVQFHNGEPFNADAVKYTFDRLLGDEGKKGPQYSNYSSIESVEVNDEYTITMHMSTADPVLLTKLSGYGAVIVPPKYIEENGDEHFNNNPVGTGPFKMTGYKRDQEVVLEKSENYWKEGLPKLDGITFKVIPEASTRLAELQTGKIDVMKRVEVAQAETVKSTDFLELKEVGTPTVYSLRFDTAKEPLGDVRVRQALNYAINKEEIISEILGGYGKPISTYQSELSFGNNPDLKPYPYDPEKAKELLKEAGVAEGTSLDLFIPGTDGNFKEIAQAVSFYLEEVGLKLNINSVDSTTLTSDLIPKGDAGHMYRQGWGGWTLDFDNTAYLMYHEGEQWNPSFKDEKVEELLAAERATVDQEKREAIFLELTEVLYELAPEVNLYQAVDLYAVNKRLKNFQPPNEDRMRFEEVTVE; encoded by the coding sequence ATGAAGAAAACATTACAACCTAGGCTAATTGCTGTAATGGCAGTATTAATGTTAATTTTAGCGGCATGTTCAAATGGTGGGAGTAAATCTACCGAGGGGGATACAAAATCTTCTTCTGGGGAAAATCCAGCTGCAAGTCGCGGAAATGAAATAGTTGTAGGAATATCTGGTGATCCACAAAGTTGGGATCCAATTGATACATTTTTATTAGACTGGAGTTCAGTAGCAAGCTCAGTATTTGAAGGGCTTGTAGATCGTACACTTGATCTAGAACTAGTCCCAGGATTAGCGGAAAAATGGGAATACAAGGATGATAAAACGATTGTCTTCACACTTCGTCAAGGAGTTCAGTTTCACAATGGTGAACCATTTAATGCAGATGCGGTTAAATATACTTTCGATCGACTATTAGGTGATGAAGGAAAAAAAGGTCCTCAATATTCTAACTATAGTTCAATAGAATCTGTGGAAGTAAACGATGAATACACAATAACAATGCATATGAGTACTGCAGACCCAGTGTTATTAACGAAACTTTCTGGCTACGGTGCAGTGATTGTTCCACCGAAATATATTGAAGAAAACGGGGACGAACATTTTAATAATAACCCAGTAGGAACAGGTCCATTTAAAATGACTGGCTATAAACGAGATCAAGAGGTTGTCCTAGAAAAGAGTGAAAACTATTGGAAAGAAGGACTTCCAAAATTAGATGGGATAACTTTTAAAGTAATCCCTGAAGCTTCTACTCGTTTGGCAGAATTGCAAACTGGAAAAATCGATGTAATGAAACGTGTTGAAGTAGCTCAAGCAGAAACAGTAAAAAGCACGGATTTCTTAGAGCTTAAAGAAGTAGGAACACCAACTGTATACTCTTTAAGATTTGATACAGCAAAAGAACCTCTTGGGGACGTAAGAGTACGTCAAGCACTTAATTATGCTATTAATAAAGAAGAAATTATTAGTGAAATACTGGGTGGATATGGAAAACCGATTAGTACATACCAAAGTGAGTTGTCATTTGGTAATAATCCAGATTTAAAACCTTATCCATATGATCCTGAAAAAGCAAAAGAATTATTAAAAGAAGCAGGAGTCGCAGAAGGAACATCACTAGACTTATTCATCCCTGGTACAGATGGGAACTTTAAAGAAATTGCCCAAGCAGTTTCGTTCTATTTAGAAGAAGTTGGGTTGAAACTTAATATTAATAGTGTTGATAGTACAACTTTAACATCTGATCTTATTCCAAAAGGAGATGCAGGTCATATGTATCGCCAAGGATGGGGTGGCTGGACGTTAGACTTTGATAATACTGCATACTTGATGTATCACGAAGGGGAGCAATGGAACCCATCCTTTAAAGATGAAAAAGTAGAAGAATTATTAGCAGCTGAGCGTGCAACGGTTGATCAAGAAAAGCGTGAAGCAATTTTCCTTGAATTAACAGAAGTGTTATATGAACTAGCACCCGAAGTAAATCTTTATCAAGCAGTAGATTTATATGCAGTGAATAAACGTCTTAAAAATTTCCAACCACCTAATGAAGACCGCATGCGCTTTGAAGAGGTAACGGTTGAATAA